The genomic segment CCTGGCAACAGCTGGTGCTCAGCCAGTGCTAGCTCTTGTTATTACTCTGACTTTTTCATAGAGGCAGAGCAAGGGCTGTGGATTGGATAAACTTAATGCCCAGTATTATCTAGTTATGAGAGCCTGGTATATCCTCACTGTGGCtactatgggaaaaaaaaagatattcaaatcACAAATCTCTGAGCAGCGCTAGAGACAAACTAAGGCGTGGCTCTGGGGGCAAACTAAGAATTTGATGCCTTTTATTCAGAAAAcatataaatctaataaatataATAAGGCCATTTTAGAGTAAAGAAGGGTTTAGGAGCTGGAATAGACAGTCTAAAACTTAGGTTTTTAAATCCAAAGGGCAAGTAGAAGAGGAGCCAAGCTGGGTGGAGAAGCACCTGTGAGTGAGGAGCATCAGGGTTGTCAGAGGGAAAGCACGTATAATTCCCAGGCACGCTGGGGGACACTGGAGCAGTATTTTTTGTATGTCCTATAGCTTTTCTTAGGGAAAGTCTTACTCCAGAGTAGACTATGATGAAAAATTCTTGCtctaaaacttatttttgttattatttgcaCAGGGTCAAAGCcgtttgatttttgttcttctacTTGTCAGAGCTGCTTTTCAAAGAATAGACCCTGGCTAACTTGTAAGAACTCTGGGTCTCTCAAAACCTCCATATTGGCTTCTGTGTAACTGTGTTCTATCACAGTTAAAAGTAATCTTTTAATTACAAAGATAACAAGTGCTGGTAAAAATTTGAGTAATACAGAAGCTAACACCTATCACCCTTCAACCCCAACTCACTCTCCAGAAGTAAACACCTTTGGCATATGTTCTTTCAGACAGTGTTCTTACATAGAAACATTTCTATGCTTTAATTTTactaaaatggaattataaatagACAAACTGTTCTGGTGTTTTACCTTTTtacttaattatattattattaaatgaaaatattagtgtATACTGCTAAGATATGGACACTTCAGGGCACACTTTTACATGGCGGCTGACCTGCATAGTGGGGAAAGCTGAAATCACTGGAAGGAGCCTTAGATATCTGATCAAGAGCTGACACCAATCTATAACTGGAGAAATGGTCTGatccaaacttttttttaatgtgcaaatTATAAATTCAAACTTTACCAAAACAGAATTGTTTAAaccaaagcattttttaaaatggggattTGAAGTACTTTTAATGcagtattattttacttttttgctatttatattctcataaaatttatttcacacagAATTCCAGATATGTACAGAAGCAACCAGACCAGCATCTTCGAATTTCTTCTCATGGGCTTGTCTGAGCACCCAGAGCAGCAGCCTCTCCTGTTTGGGCTCTTCCTGGCCGTGTACCTGATCACCGTGGTGGGGAACCTGCTCATCATCCTGGCCATTGGCTCTGACCTGCacctccacacccccatgtaccTCTTCCTGGCCAACTTGTCCTTTTCTGATATTGCTTTTATCTCTACAATAATTCCCAAGATGCTAGATAATATTAGCTCAGGAACTAAACTGATTTCTTATGGCGGGTGTCTGACACAACTCTACTTCTTTGGCCTATTTGCAGATCTGGACAACTTTCTCCTGGCTGTGATGGCACTTGACCGCTACGTGGCCATCAGCCAACCCCTCCATTACACTGTGACCATGAACTCCCAACGCTGTGTCCTGCTGGTGGCTGGGTCATGGGTGATCACTATCTTCCATGCCCTAGTACATACCCTCCTAGTGACCAGGCTCTCCTTCTGTGGTCCCAATATCATCCCCCACTTCTTCTGTGATCTGGTCCCACTCCTGAAGCTGGCCTGCTCCAGTACTTATGCCAATGACCTGGTGCTCATCCTTGTGGCAGGAACGCTGCTGATTGTGCCCTTTGTCTGCATCCTTACGTCTTACTTTTACATTGCATTGGCCATCCTGAGAATCGATTCCCCGCAGGGTAAGCAAAGGGCCTTCTCCAGCTGCACCTCCCACCTCTCTGTGGTCTCTCTGTTCTACAGCACAGCTATTGGTGTCTATTTATGTCCTCTAGCATCCCACTCAGATGGGAAGGACAGAGTCTTCTCAGTAATGTACACGGTGGTGACCCCCATGTTGAACCCCTTCATCTATAGCCTGAGAAACAGGGATATGAAGGGGGCACTGGAAAAACTACTCAGAAAAAAACACCCTAACACTCTTTTAGGACCTTCGGGTCCTAACTCTAAGACGCAGAGCTGAGAGTTGAAAATTGGTCTTCCGAGAGCCCAACCACTGTAGCTTCCCTGAACCTAAGACTTCTTTGCTGTCATGTTTACATGTTGAAATACGGGTTGACATCTGAGGACAGGAGGAAGCCCGTGATACTAGTAACCTGTAATCATGTTTGTGAAGTGTCCAGGCTCTGAGTTGTTCACTACCTGTTCTCAAAATGgttcttgcttatttatttatttatttatttattgattttttttttttttttttttttttttgagacagagtctcactttgttgcccaggctagagtgagtgccgtggcgtcagcctagctcacagcaacctcaaactcctgggctcaagcgatcctcctgcctcagcctcccgagtagctgggactacaggcatgcgccactatgcccggctaatttttctatatatatttttttagttgtccatataattttttttctatttttagtagagacggggtctcgctcttgttcaggctggcctctaactcctgaccttgagcgatccacccgcctcggcctcccagagtgctaggattacaggcgtgagccaccgcgcccggccttatttatttattttttggatgcCAAAGAGAAGTCCACAAGTGGGGGACTTGTATACACATAAAGTGAAAATAGAAGTCTAAATTTTTGTTTGGCTCAAGTTCTAAAGGAACTATGCAAGATTTTTCTAGCCCAAGAACATAGGATTCATTACATATGatagaatgaaacaaaaaggaaatattctgaTATTTTACGCTTGAACAGGAAATGTTCTATAGAATAAGAAGGGGGATTTAACTGAAGTCCTGGGTTCCAGTGCAGCCCTCACATTAATAAATTGTGTGATAGCTACATATCTACTTAAGCACTCTGCACCTTGGtttccaaatttataaaacaagtgATTGGACTATGTTAGTCTAAGGACCCCCACACATACCCCAGTTCTAATAGTATTTAGTGTTATAGTGACAGAAACTCAAGACTTGAACTCATAAGTTACAAATCAGGACCCTAAGTCCACCACTTTTACATCATGTCATTTGAGACAACTTCCTTCTCTCTGAGTTTTGGTTTCCCTACCTGTAAAACTGGAAGAACAACTACAGCATAGGATTACTCTGAGTGATCAATAATATGTGAACTTACTTTGGATCACAGTAagtgttcaacaaacatttgttgaatctAAGTCTTCAGAGCTGTTATTTATGCTGACAAATCTTAGAGCTTTCCTTCTGTCCCTTTGTTGGTGCAACCCCCAATCACGTGCACCCCTGGAACCCATTTCCAGTCTTCTTATCTGTTATCAAGAATCTTCCAGGTGATTAGTTTCTCTGGTATATATTTTGGAGGTTTCTTCTGAATGCGGAAGTGGAGAATCCTTTAAGGAGAATTCTCCCAGTCGTTATTTAATTCCTCTATATTTGCCTCAGacgggtatatgaaaaaatgctcaatatcatgaaccatcaaaaaaatgcaaattaaaatgatatgacgttacctcacacctgttaaaatggctattatcgaaaagtgaaaagataactattgcaaagatgtgaagaaaagggaacccttgcccACTGTTGATGagattgtaaattagtacagctattatgAACAaaagtatagaggttcctcaaaaaattaaaaatagaactgccatactatccagaaatcccactactaggtatatatccaaagatcattaaataaatatgttaaagagACACCTGCATTCCcctgttcattacagcattattcacaatagccaagatatggaatcaacctgagtgtccatcaacaaatgaagggataaagaaaatgtggtatatgttatgtgaaatgagccaggcacagaaggacaaatactgcataatctcactAATATGTTGAATATAATAacatcaaactcatagaaacagagagtaaattattggctaccagaggctgggaaatgggGGAAttggggagatgttagtcaaaggacacaaaatttcactTAGGAAGGAGGAATACATTTAAGAGATCTATTGCACATCATGTTGACTACAGCTAATAATGTATCgaatatttgaaaattgataagagtatattttaagtttctcaccaaaaaaataagtatgtgaggtaatgcatatgttaaatagcttgatttagccattgcACAATGTATacgtatatcaaaatatcatgtattataccataaatatatacgaTTTTACTTGTCAGTTAAAATATAAGCTGAAAATAATGATGGCATCAATATAGCAGACCAATATTATCTTCTGTAAAATGTCCACATGTCAAGGCCCCTTCCGACTATAATAGAGAGCATGAACGTTATTTAATGCTGTTGGTTCCATGTGCTCccaactttatattttcattcagACTAAAAAGAATGCATCTGCCAGTTTAAGAGCTGAATATCAAGATCTAGAGGCAGTGATCATTTATTCTAGTAATGACACCATATCTGGAATAGCAGCTGCGATCAGGaatatcactttctcttttttttattttagaatattgtgggggtacaaacgctttggttacataaattgcctttgcaccacccaagtcagagctacaagcatgcccatcccccagacagtgtgcaccacaacctttaggtgtaaatttacccatcccctcctcccccctcctacctgcctgacacctgatgaatattactcccatatgtgcacttaagtgttgatagattagtaccaatttaatggtgagtacatgtggtgtttgtttttccattcttttgaaacttcacttagaagaatgggctccagctctatccaggataatacaaggggtaGTTTagcattttttatggctgagtagtactccatggtatacatattctTAAATTTACAGTAGTCCACTGACACACACCATGATCCATATGGTTTTTAAAGGGACCACACTAGTGAATTAATAGAGGTATAGTGGGCACTGTCACCCCAGCATCATGTAAGCCTTTGAAGATAGCATAATTTCTGTCATCCCACCTAGGATGTCATGTCGCCTCTGATTTGCTGTTTTATCTCGGAGTGGGGGCAGTTTCACAGGCCTCTACTTGGCTTTTCCTATCACTATGACTCTTACCACACAGGTCATGGAACCAATGTCAGGTTTCTGCCAGATGCTTAAAATATCCTTCTCAATATGTACTACAAACAGTGGTATGCCAGGAGGGAAAGGTAGTGAATGTGGTCTACCCTGGTGAGGAGGAGAGGTGAGGTTCTCTAGGACCACCTTTAGAACATCAATCGGTAGGTCCTCTGATCATATATAATAAATCTTTTCTAGCATCCCTACTGTTGATTCCTTTATCAATACTCTGCAAGGTAGTTCTAGCATAtccatctcattttctttcttttttttttttttttttttgagacggagtctcactctgttgcccaggctagagtgagtgccgtggcgtcagcctagctcacagcaacctcaaactcctgagctcaagcaatcctcctgtctcagcctcccaagtagctgggactacaggcatgcgccaccatgcccagctcattttttctatatatatttttagctgtccatataatttctatttttagtagagatggggtctcgctcttgctcaggctggtctcgaactcctgagctcaaacgatctgcccacctcggcctcccagagtgctaggattacaggcgtgagccaccgcgcccggccccctctcATTTTCTATAGGCCACAATCATATCTAAGCTTTGAGTAGCCACTTAAGCCATGTGTTAGAACCAGCTCTATGATTCTTTGGCATTTGTTAAATGTGTAGTCATGAGTGATGTCTCATATCACTATACTGAACTGTTTTGTTCATCACCCTTATATTCAACCCTTCTTGGCCATTACCCTCAAGGTCCATTTCCAGGCATTCTCTTAGTCCCTTCTAGTACATATTAGCCAGGTCATAAAAGTCTTATTATGAGTAAGCCCTTTAGTCCTTTTATCCCATGGCAGCGACAGTACTGCCCCAGCCAGACCATGCTAAGACCTGGCCCTCGTTGTT from the Eulemur rufifrons isolate Redbay chromosome 7, OSU_ERuf_1, whole genome shotgun sequence genome contains:
- the LOC138386006 gene encoding olfactory receptor 1f45-like, giving the protein MYRSNQTSIFEFLLMGLSEHPEQQPLLFGLFLAVYLITVVGNLLIILAIGSDLHLHTPMYLFLANLSFSDIAFISTIIPKMLDNISSGTKLISYGGCLTQLYFFGLFADLDNFLLAVMALDRYVAISQPLHYTVTMNSQRCVLLVAGSWVITIFHALVHTLLVTRLSFCGPNIIPHFFCDLVPLLKLACSSTYANDLVLILVAGTLLIVPFVCILTSYFYIALAILRIDSPQGKQRAFSSCTSHLSVVSLFYSTAIGVYLCPLASHSDGKDRVFSVMYTVVTPMLNPFIYSLRNRDMKGALEKLLRKKHPNTLLGPSGPNSKTQS